Proteins encoded together in one candidate division KSB1 bacterium window:
- a CDS encoding NERD domain-containing protein, with amino-acid sequence MSEESAAELPQIVDAIREIVRKVDAIELVAKLQFLRQWSAPNDMPKRDEIAATQVGLEFLSWIASTQREWAGEPEEIDGGVTNAVLELADKYFEKLQLAEFWCPRSDNLNERDLSLRNALISEQRAVRGEGHWNVLQNYSRELYQSNSSWMETELGFNVNQAIKIVNAIVDLITDRWNGRTNKIAAEAREAIRHLRNLKRRKQERLTTDEKRILIEVEHRGITATIRNAATFDLYADCKSVIQITAQDISSQSKGSVSEDTAEKFLNFASSSFGAETRMPDPIGLCPLYEKPIWFHSGNYYVPLAGILSEFVLNAPHYAMIADTKYRAEYDRVRGDWLEAAALKEIERLLPGCTIFANLRYGPTNPPFELDGLVIYDNKLVFVEAKSKQLTLRARHGDVEAAKNDLQLSIVAAYKQAKRAIDHVHCHDVAEFRTADGELIEIRKDRFNATYVLCVTGKGSALGSLPARISHYVEPGTFERHSFPSAIPLMDLRIFAEILESPAQFFDYLDRRIAAVHDTRFYFHDEWDLFGAYLKGHLDPVDPQYRNSNWIALTGMDDELDTYFRAKDISADASIDKPRRVVPDRIRPILASIESLNQPGVLDLSLALLRFPNKVLDSFADQMQQLFADVRATGLPKSTHLFMKDTECGITCLAGIGPMPRLSQLLEYR; translated from the coding sequence ATGTCCGAAGAGAGTGCGGCAGAATTACCGCAAATAGTCGATGCTATCCGTGAGATCGTACGCAAAGTTGATGCGATCGAGTTAGTGGCGAAGCTTCAATTCCTTCGACAGTGGTCTGCACCCAATGACATGCCGAAGAGGGACGAAATAGCCGCAACCCAAGTTGGACTCGAATTCCTGAGCTGGATTGCATCAACCCAAAGAGAATGGGCAGGAGAGCCAGAAGAAATCGATGGTGGCGTTACGAATGCTGTATTAGAGCTCGCTGACAAGTACTTCGAAAAACTGCAACTTGCAGAGTTCTGGTGCCCAAGGAGTGACAATCTTAACGAGCGCGACCTTTCGCTCAGAAATGCGCTAATTTCGGAACAACGCGCTGTGCGAGGGGAAGGTCATTGGAACGTCCTGCAAAACTATTCCAGAGAACTCTACCAATCGAATTCCTCGTGGATGGAAACTGAGCTTGGGTTCAATGTTAACCAAGCGATTAAGATTGTTAATGCGATAGTCGATCTGATTACAGATCGTTGGAATGGACGAACAAACAAGATTGCGGCAGAAGCTCGCGAGGCTATCCGACACCTGCGAAATCTGAAAAGAAGAAAGCAGGAACGCCTAACCACGGACGAGAAGCGTATACTTATAGAAGTGGAACACAGGGGAATCACTGCAACCATTCGTAATGCTGCGACATTTGATCTGTATGCTGACTGCAAATCCGTGATACAAATCACGGCGCAGGACATATCTTCGCAGTCCAAGGGGAGCGTGTCGGAGGATACTGCAGAGAAATTTCTGAATTTCGCATCATCATCGTTTGGAGCTGAAACGAGGATGCCTGACCCGATTGGACTGTGCCCGCTTTATGAAAAACCAATTTGGTTTCATTCAGGCAACTACTATGTACCTCTCGCCGGTATACTCAGTGAGTTTGTTCTAAACGCACCTCACTACGCAATGATCGCGGACACGAAATACCGAGCCGAATACGACAGAGTTCGCGGCGACTGGCTGGAAGCTGCGGCTCTGAAGGAAATTGAGAGGCTCCTGCCTGGCTGCACCATTTTTGCAAACCTAAGATACGGACCGACAAACCCACCGTTTGAGCTTGACGGACTTGTAATCTATGACAATAAACTAGTGTTTGTCGAGGCAAAATCAAAGCAACTCACACTTAGGGCCCGGCACGGCGATGTTGAGGCTGCGAAGAATGATCTGCAACTATCGATTGTCGCAGCATATAAGCAGGCTAAGCGAGCAATCGACCATGTACACTGCCACGATGTTGCCGAATTTAGGACGGCTGACGGCGAGCTTATCGAGATTCGAAAAGACCGCTTCAATGCCACCTACGTCCTATGCGTGACCGGGAAAGGCTCCGCGCTGGGCAGCCTTCCGGCAAGGATCAGCCACTACGTTGAGCCCGGGACGTTTGAAAGGCATAGTTTTCCGTCGGCCATTCCACTAATGGATTTGAGAATTTTCGCTGAGATATTGGAGTCTCCAGCACAATTCTTTGATTACTTGGATCGAAGGATTGCTGCTGTGCACGACACGAGATTCTACTTTCATGATGAATGGGACCTGTTTGGTGCATACCTGAAGGGTCACTTGGACCCCGTAGATCCTCAATATAGAAACTCCAACTGGATTGCACTGACGGGAATGGACGACGAACTTGACACATACTTTCGCGCGAAGGATATTTCAGCCGATGCCTCGATCGACAAGCCGCGCCGTGTTGTTCCGGACCGAATTAGACCGATCTTGGCTAGCATCGAGTCCCTAAATCAACCGGGTGTGTTAGACCTTTCTTTAGCGCTGCTGAGGTTTCCCAACAAAGTGCTTGACAGCTTTGCCGATCAGATGCAACAACTTTTCGCTGACGTCCGTGCGACGGGGCTTCCCAAATCGACTCACTTATTTATGAAAGATACCGAGTGTGGCATCACCTGTCTAGCCGGGATTGGGCCGATGCCACGGTTGTCACAGTTGCTTGAGTATCGCTGA
- a CDS encoding DUF1015 domain-containing protein: MIAPFKALRYQSTKVGDLTAVVTQPYDKIEAELQADYYRRSPLNVVRIIRSEESLADPETAYPQAAATFQEWLRSGVLAEDGEPALYIYYQLFRFEGREFTRKGFIASVKLEEEGVRAHEHTLAGPKADRLRLLKAIETSDELTFMLFSDAHHEAVRVMDDAVSKLAPIIDVKDDYGETHKVWAVSDKAVIAKLQALVEPRELLIADGHHRYETAINFKHECEAKGWHPVGAQGYDHRMMALFPMEDPGLVIFPTHRLVKNVEHFSGEKLLKALEKHFDVAPHSDEAELYHKIDDARRGQYIIGLKAVGTPWPLYSLRLWNDSTLERELPKTMSKASKRLDVTILHSLILERHLGIDQQKLEAFTHVEYVRQRDEALAQVGEHGIQAAFLLRPTTVSQVEEVSAAGERMPQKSTDFYPKLLAGLVMMKLGIQK; encoded by the coding sequence TTGATCGCACCTTTTAAGGCGTTGCGCTACCAATCGACGAAGGTGGGAGACCTGACGGCGGTGGTGACGCAGCCGTATGACAAGATTGAGGCGGAGTTGCAGGCGGACTATTACCGCCGCAGCCCGCTGAACGTGGTCCGGATTATCCGGTCGGAGGAGTCCCTCGCCGACCCGGAAACCGCCTACCCGCAGGCGGCGGCGACATTTCAGGAGTGGCTGCGGTCGGGGGTGCTGGCTGAAGATGGCGAGCCGGCGCTGTACATCTACTATCAGTTGTTCCGCTTCGAGGGCCGGGAATTCACCCGCAAAGGGTTCATCGCCTCGGTGAAGCTGGAAGAGGAGGGCGTGCGCGCGCATGAGCACACGCTGGCCGGACCGAAGGCCGATCGGCTGCGGCTGTTGAAGGCCATCGAGACCTCCGATGAGCTGACGTTCATGCTGTTCTCCGATGCGCATCACGAAGCCGTGCGGGTCATGGATGATGCCGTGAGCAAGCTCGCGCCGATCATCGACGTGAAGGACGATTACGGCGAAACACACAAGGTGTGGGCCGTGTCGGACAAGGCGGTGATCGCAAAACTGCAAGCATTGGTGGAGCCGCGCGAACTGCTGATTGCGGACGGCCACCACCGCTACGAAACCGCGATCAATTTCAAACACGAGTGCGAAGCCAAGGGCTGGCACCCGGTCGGCGCTCAGGGCTACGATCATCGCATGATGGCGCTGTTTCCCATGGAAGACCCGGGACTGGTGATCTTCCCGACGCACCGGCTCGTGAAGAACGTTGAGCATTTCTCCGGCGAGAAGCTGCTGAAAGCGCTCGAGAAGCACTTCGACGTCGCGCCGCACTCGGACGAAGCGGAACTCTATCACAAGATCGATGACGCGCGGCGCGGCCAATATATTATTGGCTTGAAAGCGGTCGGCACGCCCTGGCCGCTCTACAGTTTGCGGCTCTGGAATGACAGCACGCTCGAGCGCGAGTTGCCCAAGACGATGAGCAAAGCGTCGAAGCGGCTCGACGTTACGATCCTGCATTCGCTGATTCTCGAACGGCATCTCGGCATCGACCAGCAGAAGCTCGAAGCGTTCACGCACGTGGAATACGTCCGACAGCGCGACGAAGCGCTGGCGCAGGTCGGGGAGCACGGGATTCAGGCGGCGTTTCTGCTGCGACCGACGACGGTCTCACAGGTGGAAGAAGTTTCCGCGGCCGGCGAACGCATGCCGCAGAAGTCCACGGATTTCTATCCGAAGCTGCTGGCCGGACTCGTGATGATGAAGCTGGGGATTCAGAAGTAA
- a CDS encoding deoxyribonuclease IV, protein MLFGAHVSVSGGLHEAFRRSEEFECESIQIFTKSQLQWKAKPLEPEDIERWLDAWEAADWPPCFVHDSYLINLCSPEEALRQKSVGGLVDELERASLLAIPWVNTHPGSHKGAGEQVGLNNCVKSVLEVLRRTEGSGTGILLETTAGQGNDLGAKFEQLAYILERVNQPERMGVCVDTCHVFAGGYDLRTAEGYARTWGEFDRIVGLSNLRAFHLNDSRFPLGAHRDRHAAIGKGEIGESGFRLLARDARFAGMPATTELPDEDTPESIGLLKRLRDE, encoded by the coding sequence ATGCTGTTCGGAGCGCACGTATCGGTTAGCGGTGGATTGCACGAAGCGTTTCGCCGGTCGGAAGAGTTCGAATGCGAGAGCATTCAGATTTTCACGAAGAGCCAGTTGCAGTGGAAAGCCAAGCCGCTGGAGCCGGAGGATATTGAGCGCTGGCTTGACGCGTGGGAAGCGGCGGATTGGCCGCCGTGCTTCGTGCATGACTCCTATCTGATCAATCTGTGCAGTCCGGAAGAAGCCCTGCGGCAGAAGTCGGTGGGCGGTCTGGTGGATGAGCTTGAGCGCGCGTCGCTGCTGGCGATTCCGTGGGTGAATACGCATCCGGGTTCGCACAAGGGCGCCGGCGAACAGGTCGGGCTGAATAACTGCGTGAAGTCGGTGCTCGAAGTGCTGCGCCGGACCGAGGGCAGCGGGACGGGGATTCTGCTCGAAACCACCGCCGGACAGGGCAATGACCTCGGGGCGAAGTTTGAGCAACTTGCGTACATTTTGGAGCGGGTGAATCAACCCGAGCGGATGGGCGTATGCGTGGATACGTGTCATGTTTTTGCGGGGGGATATGATCTCAGAACCGCCGAAGGTTATGCGCGAACGTGGGGCGAATTCGACCGCATCGTCGGCCTGAGCAATTTGCGGGCGTTCCATTTGAATGACAGCAGGTTTCCGCTCGGCGCGCATCGTGACCGGCATGCCGCGATTGGCAAAGGTGAGATCGGCGAGTCGGGTTTTCGCTTGTTGGCCCGCGACGCGCGGTTTGCGGGGATGCCCGCGACTACGGAGCTGCCGGACGAGGACACGCCCGAGAGCATTGGCCTGCTGAAGCGATTGCGGGACGAATGA
- a CDS encoding ROK family protein, with translation MSRQVVAGIDIGGTNTAIGLVDVTGQCVAADRMRTTDFDSPADFVVAALRALDRMRSETPLAGIGVGAPNGNFYRGSIEFAPNLRWKGVIPLAEMFREHVAVPVLLTNDANAAAIGEGMFGATRGMRDYIVITLGTGVGSGIVVNGELLYGHDGFAGEIGHTIYDPAGRDCGCGRRGCLETYASAGGLKRTVLELLATRNAESVFRALPPTEISSLRIAEAAASGDTIACEAFEFTGRVLGLKLADAIAHTSPEAIVLFGGLAQAGDLIFEPTRRWMEEYTLNIYQGKVRLLASGLAQENVAVLGAAALVWQQLNRNAQ, from the coding sequence GTGAGCCGACAGGTGGTTGCGGGAATCGATATCGGGGGCACCAATACGGCGATCGGCCTGGTTGACGTGACGGGGCAGTGCGTCGCGGCAGACCGGATGCGGACGACGGACTTCGATAGTCCGGCGGATTTTGTCGTTGCGGCGCTTCGCGCGTTGGACCGGATGCGGAGCGAGACGCCGCTGGCCGGGATCGGCGTGGGCGCTCCGAACGGCAACTTCTATCGGGGCTCGATTGAGTTTGCGCCGAATTTGCGGTGGAAGGGTGTAATTCCGCTGGCGGAGATGTTTCGCGAGCACGTTGCCGTCCCCGTGTTGTTGACGAACGACGCGAATGCCGCGGCGATCGGCGAAGGGATGTTCGGCGCGACGCGCGGTATGCGGGATTACATCGTGATCACGTTGGGGACCGGCGTGGGGAGCGGGATCGTCGTGAACGGGGAGTTGTTGTACGGACACGACGGCTTCGCCGGCGAAATCGGTCATACGATTTACGATCCGGCCGGGCGTGATTGCGGCTGCGGCCGGCGCGGATGTCTGGAGACCTATGCGTCGGCGGGCGGCCTCAAGCGCACGGTACTGGAGCTGCTCGCGACCCGCAACGCGGAGAGTGTCTTCCGCGCGCTGCCACCGACGGAAATCAGCTCGCTTCGCATCGCGGAGGCCGCGGCGAGCGGTGATACCATCGCCTGCGAAGCCTTCGAATTTACGGGACGGGTCCTCGGTTTGAAGCTCGCGGATGCCATCGCGCACACGAGTCCGGAGGCGATTGTGCTGTTTGGCGGACTCGCCCAGGCGGGCGATCTGATTTTTGAGCCGACTCGCCGGTGGATGGAGGAATACACGCTGAATATCTATCAGGGAAAGGTCCGGCTGCTCGCGTCAGGACTCGCGCAGGAGAATGTCGCGGTGTTGGGGGCGGCGGCGCTGGTCTGGCAACAATTGAACCGGAACGCGCAATGA
- a CDS encoding carbohydrate-binding family 9-like protein codes for MIVCLAACAVAPASPRSYLCYRATPNSPLRIDGVLDDGAWQFAEWTDSFVDIEGDLKPRPRFLTRVKMLWDDSCFYVGAQLEEPDIWATILKRDSIIFYDNDFEIFLDPDGDNHEYGEFEINALNTGWDLFLPKPYKDGGHADDAWNIDGIRTAVYVDGTLNGCGDECRGWSVEIAMPWSGLARCSHRSTAPNEGEQWRVNFSRVEWKKICEDGRYVKIAGLPEDNWVWSPQGVINMHRPEAWGIVQFTRQPFGTVHVKPDPFEKARGILQVVCDSQKEFLRVHQAWAPKLSALGIANWLDEVAPTTTMMLTKDGFVATLRVGVDDVGPVDAHINQDSHFWTEPVSK; via the coding sequence ATGATCGTCTGCTTGGCGGCCTGCGCTGTTGCGCCGGCCTCGCCGCGCAGCTACTTATGCTATCGCGCAACCCCGAATTCACCGCTGCGCATTGACGGTGTGCTTGATGATGGGGCTTGGCAGTTTGCCGAATGGACCGATTCGTTCGTGGATATTGAGGGAGATCTGAAGCCGCGCCCGCGCTTCCTGACGCGGGTGAAGATGTTATGGGACGATTCCTGTTTCTACGTGGGCGCACAGCTTGAGGAGCCTGACATCTGGGCTACGATTCTCAAGCGCGACTCGATCATCTTCTACGACAATGACTTTGAGATCTTTCTCGATCCGGACGGTGACAATCACGAATATGGTGAATTTGAGATCAATGCCCTGAATACGGGCTGGGATCTGTTCCTGCCGAAACCGTACAAGGATGGCGGGCATGCCGACGACGCCTGGAACATTGACGGCATTCGGACTGCGGTATATGTCGACGGCACGCTCAACGGCTGTGGCGACGAATGCCGGGGCTGGTCCGTGGAAATCGCGATGCCGTGGAGTGGTCTCGCACGTTGCAGCCATCGTTCGACGGCACCCAACGAGGGCGAGCAGTGGCGGGTAAATTTTTCGCGCGTCGAATGGAAGAAGATTTGCGAAGACGGCCGGTATGTTAAGATCGCAGGGCTGCCGGAGGACAATTGGGTGTGGTCACCGCAGGGGGTGATCAACATGCACAGGCCGGAGGCGTGGGGAATCGTGCAATTCACACGGCAGCCGTTTGGGACAGTCCATGTGAAGCCCGATCCGTTCGAGAAAGCCCGTGGAATACTGCAAGTAGTCTGCGACAGCCAAAAGGAGTTCCTTAGAGTGCATCAAGCATGGGCACCTAAGCTGTCCGCATTGGGCATAGCCAACTGGCTCGATGAAGTTGCGCCGACGACAACAATGATGCTAACGAAGGATGGATTTGTGGCAACGCTTCGCGTCGGCGTGGACGATGTTGGGCCGGTCGATGCTCACATCAATCAGGACTCGCATTTCTGGACCGAACCGGTTTCCAAATAG
- a CDS encoding sugar MFS transporter, with amino-acid sequence MTTDSPPKAYSYRLALIIITVLFFMWGFLTELNDILVPHLKGVFELNYTKVMLIQFAFFAAYLIMSIPAGKLVACVGYQRGIVVGLATAGVGALLFYPAAALLSYPLFLGALFVLATGITVLQVTANPYAAVLGKPETASSRLNFAQAVNSLGHTSAPFIGGLLILSTVPLTPAQLGGLPEAERYAHRLAEASAVQLPYVGLAVTLFLLAAIMYVLRLPVIDTVEDHHAKSAKLRDALKHRHLRLAAVAIFLYVGAEVSIGSFLVNFFGQPDIAALAPAVAAGFVSYYWGSAMVGRFLASAILQKLRPRLVLAVAASSAVALVLITVAATGPIAMWTIIAVGFFNSAMFPIIFTLGIENLGKHTSQGSSVLVMAIVGGAIIPVLQGALADSYGIHKAFLLPALCYCYVIWYALKGSRQAVTAGG; translated from the coding sequence ATGACCACTGATTCCCCGCCCAAAGCTTACAGCTACCGGCTGGCGCTTATCATCATCACCGTGCTCTTTTTCATGTGGGGCTTTCTGACGGAGCTGAACGATATTCTCGTTCCCCACCTGAAGGGCGTCTTCGAGCTGAATTACACCAAGGTGATGTTGATACAGTTTGCATTTTTCGCGGCTTATCTGATCATGTCGATTCCGGCGGGGAAGCTGGTCGCGTGTGTGGGCTATCAGCGCGGAATTGTCGTGGGGTTGGCGACCGCGGGAGTGGGTGCGTTGTTGTTCTATCCGGCGGCGGCGCTACTATCGTACCCGCTGTTTCTCGGCGCGCTGTTTGTGTTGGCGACGGGCATCACCGTGCTGCAAGTGACGGCGAATCCGTATGCCGCGGTGCTGGGGAAACCGGAGACGGCCTCGAGTCGCTTGAACTTTGCGCAGGCGGTCAACTCGCTGGGTCATACGAGCGCGCCGTTTATCGGCGGCTTGTTGATTCTGAGCACGGTGCCCCTGACTCCCGCTCAACTCGGCGGGCTACCGGAGGCAGAGCGGTATGCGCACCGGTTGGCCGAAGCTTCGGCCGTGCAGTTGCCGTATGTGGGCCTGGCCGTGACGCTCTTTCTGCTGGCGGCAATCATGTACGTGCTGCGGCTGCCGGTGATTGATACGGTCGAGGATCATCACGCGAAGTCGGCGAAGCTGCGTGACGCGCTCAAGCACCGGCATCTCAGGCTGGCGGCGGTAGCGATCTTTCTGTATGTGGGCGCGGAGGTTTCGATCGGCAGTTTTCTTGTGAACTTTTTTGGGCAGCCGGATATTGCGGCGTTGGCGCCGGCGGTGGCCGCGGGTTTTGTTTCGTACTATTGGGGCAGTGCAATGGTGGGGAGGTTTCTCGCGTCGGCCATTTTGCAGAAGCTGCGGCCGCGGCTGGTGTTGGCCGTTGCCGCATCATCCGCTGTGGCGCTGGTGCTGATCACGGTTGCCGCGACGGGGCCGATCGCCATGTGGACGATTATCGCCGTGGGGTTCTTCAATTCGGCCATGTTTCCGATTATTTTCACGCTGGGGATCGAAAATCTCGGCAAGCATACCAGTCAGGGCTCGAGCGTGCTGGTGATGGCGATTGTGGGGGGTGCGATCATTCCGGTGTTGCAAGGTGCGCTGGCGGACTCCTATGGAATCCACAAGGCGTTTCTGTTGCCGGCGCTCTGCTACTGTTACGTGATCTGGTATGCACTGAAAGGGTCGCGGCAGGCGGTCACCGCGGGAGGTTAA